A stretch of Carya illinoinensis cultivar Pawnee chromosome 14, C.illinoinensisPawnee_v1, whole genome shotgun sequence DNA encodes these proteins:
- the LOC122295086 gene encoding uncharacterized protein LOC122295086 isoform X1, producing the protein MTFLKRRKIFFRIADLFTKSFSRLQFLFFQAELSVSSCPTANHTHHPQVNAEVEKMVHPKAKESTNKKGLTPRQVFTRNHENLMEKGEKRTKDTATSCTVVAAFVVTIIFAAAFTIPGRDDNKNGLPISKKTEPVDFFMICDGLSLCFSTVSVSMFLGILTSRYSEDDFLEKLPRQMIIGLISLFCAITTMLAVFLIVILIELHTRLCTVYAFGCLAFAIATLFIVVIFRLLVGMIRSTYGRGIFDRN; encoded by the exons ATGACCTTCTTGAAGCGGCGAAAGATTTTTTTTAGG ATTGCAGATCTCTTCACCAAAAGTTTCTCTCggcttcaatttcttttcttccaagcTGAGCTTTCTGTCTCATCTTGCCCCACGGCAAATCATACGCATCATCCTCAAGTCAATGCA GAGGTAGAGAAAATGGTCCATCCCAAGGCTAAGGAAAGTACCAACAAAAAAGGTTTAACTCCCCGACAAGTGTTTACGAGGAACCATGAGAACTTGatggaaaagggagagaaacgGACGAAGGATACAGCAACTTCATGCACTGTGGTGGCTGCTTTCGTTGTTACCATTATATTTGCCGCGGCCTTTACCATTCCAGGTCGTGACGACAATAAAAACGGCTTGCCAATTTCCAAAAAAACAGAGCCGGTTGACTTCTTTATGATATGTGATGGCCTATCCCTCTGTTTTTCCACAGTTTCAGTCTCGATGTTTTTGGGAATCCTCACATCACGCTATTCAGAAGATGATTTTCTTGAGAAATTGCCGAGGCAGATGATAATAGGCCTCATCAGCCTCTTCTGCGCTATTACGACCATGCTGGCAGTCTTTTTAATTGTCATTTTAATCGAGCTACATACGCGATTATGCACTGTATACGCTTTCGGTTGTTTGGCCTTCGCTATAGCGACCCTCTTCATTGTGGTGATTTTTCGCCTTCTTGTAGGCATGATCAGGTCAACGTACGGGCGAGGAATCTTTGATAGGAATTGA
- the LOC122295086 gene encoding uncharacterized protein LOC122295086 isoform X2, whose translation MTFLKRRKIFFREVEKMVHPKAKESTNKKGLTPRQVFTRNHENLMEKGEKRTKDTATSCTVVAAFVVTIIFAAAFTIPGRDDNKNGLPISKKTEPVDFFMICDGLSLCFSTVSVSMFLGILTSRYSEDDFLEKLPRQMIIGLISLFCAITTMLAVFLIVILIELHTRLCTVYAFGCLAFAIATLFIVVIFRLLVGMIRSTYGRGIFDRN comes from the exons ATGACCTTCTTGAAGCGGCGAAAGATTTTTTTTAGG GAGGTAGAGAAAATGGTCCATCCCAAGGCTAAGGAAAGTACCAACAAAAAAGGTTTAACTCCCCGACAAGTGTTTACGAGGAACCATGAGAACTTGatggaaaagggagagaaacgGACGAAGGATACAGCAACTTCATGCACTGTGGTGGCTGCTTTCGTTGTTACCATTATATTTGCCGCGGCCTTTACCATTCCAGGTCGTGACGACAATAAAAACGGCTTGCCAATTTCCAAAAAAACAGAGCCGGTTGACTTCTTTATGATATGTGATGGCCTATCCCTCTGTTTTTCCACAGTTTCAGTCTCGATGTTTTTGGGAATCCTCACATCACGCTATTCAGAAGATGATTTTCTTGAGAAATTGCCGAGGCAGATGATAATAGGCCTCATCAGCCTCTTCTGCGCTATTACGACCATGCTGGCAGTCTTTTTAATTGTCATTTTAATCGAGCTACATACGCGATTATGCACTGTATACGCTTTCGGTTGTTTGGCCTTCGCTATAGCGACCCTCTTCATTGTGGTGATTTTTCGCCTTCTTGTAGGCATGATCAGGTCAACGTACGGGCGAGGAATCTTTGATAGGAATTGA